A DNA window from Pseudarthrobacter sp. W1I19 contains the following coding sequences:
- a CDS encoding VOC family protein — protein METPLSHLAHLEITTPDVEASARFYEEKFGMRIIDRVDGNVYLRCWGDYYRYSLVITEGPEASLGRMAWRTNSQAALEAAAQRIEATGVQGTWTAGGHGYGKAYEFTGPYGHQMRLFYDVEKFVAEPGFESTYPDRPERRSSHAAAPRFLDHVTVASSDVRGFAKWYNEALGFRVMAFVDLDEAPITVFSVLTTNEKSHDLGVVLDTSSRAGRVNHIAFWVDATEDLLRTADVMMENGTPMEYGPSIHGVGEQNFLYFRDPSGLRVELNSGGYRNYVPDWEANTWKPSLGSNNFYKNGAMPHSMTESFPPAEGFTATEEGASPEMKEALLNPYAKQGRG, from the coding sequence GTGGAAACTCCCCTCTCCCATCTTGCCCACCTCGAGATCACCACCCCGGACGTCGAAGCCTCGGCACGGTTCTATGAGGAAAAGTTCGGCATGCGCATCATCGACCGCGTGGACGGCAACGTCTACCTGCGCTGCTGGGGCGATTACTACCGCTACAGCCTGGTGATCACCGAAGGCCCCGAAGCGTCCCTGGGCCGCATGGCCTGGCGCACCAACTCCCAGGCAGCCCTTGAAGCCGCAGCCCAGCGCATCGAAGCCACCGGCGTGCAGGGCACCTGGACCGCCGGCGGCCACGGCTACGGCAAGGCCTACGAATTCACCGGCCCCTACGGCCACCAAATGCGCCTGTTCTACGACGTGGAAAAGTTCGTGGCAGAGCCCGGCTTCGAGTCCACCTACCCGGACCGCCCGGAGCGCCGCAGCAGCCACGCGGCCGCCCCCCGTTTCCTGGACCACGTCACTGTGGCGTCCTCCGATGTCCGCGGCTTCGCCAAGTGGTACAACGAGGCCCTCGGTTTCCGCGTCATGGCCTTCGTGGACCTGGACGAAGCACCCATCACCGTGTTCTCCGTGCTGACCACCAACGAAAAGTCGCACGACCTCGGCGTTGTCCTGGACACCTCCAGCCGCGCCGGCCGCGTCAACCACATCGCCTTCTGGGTGGATGCCACTGAAGACCTGCTCCGCACGGCTGACGTCATGATGGAAAACGGGACCCCGATGGAATACGGCCCCTCCATCCACGGCGTGGGCGAGCAGAACTTCCTCTACTTCCGCGACCCCTCTGGCCTGCGCGTGGAGCTCAACTCCGGCGGCTACCGCAACTACGTCCCGGACTGGGAAGCCAACACCTGGAAGCCCTCGCTCGGTTCCAACAACTTCTACAAGAACGGCGCCATGCCGCACTCCATGACCGAATCCTTCCCGCCGGCCGAAGGCTTCACCGCCACCGAGGAAGGCGCCTCCCCCGAAATGAAGGAAGCCCTGCTCAACCCCTACGCCAAGCAGGGCCGGGGCTAA
- a CDS encoding cyclase family protein translates to MTTQDTALSTGTGESTDSPVIRREDPLGSIRAMAQAHNNWGRWGDDDVLGTLNFIDAAKRVEAAALVKTGEAFSLSQPFDTHGPQKGWRRRTNPVHTMTDTGVDAERGNQGFPHGFGGADDVIAMPLQCSTQWDGLGHIFDQGKAWNGRAAGDVVTSEGDLVTGIETAAAKIVTRGVLLDVGRALGPELGRNDGELPDGFAITPEHLQRTIALQGPSSTVGRGDIVIIRTGQYTRVRRDGWGDYAGGSAPGLSFTTAPWLHRSEIAGIATDTWGFEVRPNEFDAAFQPLHQIAIPNLGLFLGEMWDPDGLAEACAADGRYDFLLTAAPLPITGAVGSPVNPIAVR, encoded by the coding sequence GTGACCACCCAGGACACTGCATTGTCCACCGGGACCGGGGAATCAACTGATTCCCCGGTTATCCGGCGTGAGGACCCGCTCGGCAGCATCCGCGCCATGGCCCAGGCCCACAACAACTGGGGCCGCTGGGGCGACGACGACGTCCTGGGCACCCTGAACTTCATCGACGCCGCCAAGCGCGTGGAAGCCGCAGCACTGGTGAAGACCGGTGAGGCGTTCTCGCTGTCCCAGCCGTTCGACACCCACGGCCCGCAGAAGGGCTGGCGCCGCCGCACCAACCCGGTGCACACCATGACGGACACCGGGGTGGACGCCGAGCGCGGCAACCAGGGCTTCCCGCACGGCTTCGGCGGAGCGGACGACGTGATCGCCATGCCGCTGCAGTGCTCCACGCAGTGGGACGGCCTGGGCCACATTTTCGACCAGGGCAAGGCCTGGAACGGCCGCGCCGCCGGGGATGTGGTCACCTCGGAAGGCGACCTGGTAACCGGCATCGAGACCGCTGCGGCCAAGATCGTCACCCGGGGCGTGCTGCTCGACGTCGGCCGGGCGCTGGGCCCCGAACTGGGACGGAACGACGGCGAACTGCCGGACGGATTCGCGATCACCCCGGAACACCTCCAGCGGACCATCGCCCTGCAAGGCCCCAGCTCAACCGTGGGCCGGGGCGACATCGTGATAATCCGCACCGGACAGTACACCCGGGTCCGCCGCGACGGCTGGGGAGACTACGCCGGCGGGTCAGCCCCGGGGCTGTCCTTCACCACGGCGCCCTGGCTGCACCGCAGCGAAATCGCCGGAATCGCCACCGACACCTGGGGTTTCGAGGTCCGTCCGAACGAGTTCGACGCCGCCTTCCAGCCCCTGCACCAGATCGCGATCCCCAACCTTGGGTTGTTCCTGGGCGAGATGTGGGATCCGGACGGGCTGGCGGAGGCGTGCGCGGCGGACGGCAGGTACGACTTCCTGCTCACCGCGGCCCCGCTCCCGATTACGGGGGCAGTCGGATCGCCGGTCAACCCGATCGCCGTCCGGTAA
- a CDS encoding fumarylacetoacetate hydrolase family protein, protein MAETYALIRFQEAGDAKARAGLLVEDRVLPLDGDINSLIEHWDTTEPQLDSLAASAGKDTGLALAEVEILAPVEPAQVLQTGANYRKHVIDLAAAHREPGEDEEEVRAKTAAMMDKRAGQGTPYFFIGLPTAIASATDDLTLPSYSKSHDWELELAAVIGKTAFRVTPEEALEYVFGYTMVNDITTREYVFRKDMPAIGSDWYRAKNAPGFLPTGPLLVPAKFFGDPQDVQVTLKLNGKAMQDESTQDMIFGVAKLVSEASQIMPLRPGDLVLTGSPAGNGQHWGRLLQDGDVMEGTITGLGTQLIHCKDETTSEGVQ, encoded by the coding sequence ATGGCTGAAACCTATGCACTCATCCGGTTCCAGGAAGCCGGCGACGCCAAAGCCCGCGCCGGCCTGCTGGTTGAAGACCGGGTCCTGCCGCTGGACGGGGACATCAACTCCCTAATCGAGCACTGGGACACCACTGAACCTCAGCTGGACAGCCTGGCCGCCTCCGCAGGGAAGGACACCGGCCTGGCCCTGGCCGAGGTCGAAATCCTTGCTCCGGTGGAGCCCGCGCAGGTCCTGCAGACCGGCGCGAACTACCGCAAGCACGTCATCGACCTCGCCGCCGCCCACCGCGAACCCGGCGAGGACGAGGAGGAAGTGCGCGCCAAGACCGCCGCCATGATGGACAAGCGCGCAGGCCAGGGCACGCCGTACTTCTTCATCGGGCTCCCGACGGCGATCGCGTCCGCCACGGACGACCTCACCCTGCCGTCCTACTCCAAGTCCCACGACTGGGAACTGGAACTGGCCGCGGTAATCGGAAAGACCGCGTTCCGCGTCACCCCCGAGGAGGCCCTGGAGTACGTGTTCGGCTACACCATGGTCAACGACATCACCACCCGCGAGTACGTCTTCCGCAAGGACATGCCCGCCATCGGCTCGGACTGGTACCGCGCCAAAAACGCCCCCGGCTTCCTGCCCACCGGGCCGCTGCTGGTCCCGGCCAAGTTCTTCGGCGACCCGCAAGACGTCCAGGTCACCCTGAAGCTCAACGGCAAAGCCATGCAGGACGAGTCCACGCAGGACATGATCTTCGGTGTGGCCAAGCTGGTCAGCGAAGCGTCACAGATCATGCCGCTGCGCCCAGGCGACCTGGTGCTCACCGGCAGCCCCGCGGGCAACGGCCAGCACTGGGGCCGGCTGCTCCAGGACGGGGACGTAATGGAAGGCACCATCACCGGGCTGGGCACCCAGCTCATCCACTGCAAGGACGAAACCACAAGTGAAGGTGTCCAGTGA
- a CDS encoding FAD-dependent monooxygenase has product MAAVQNVGIVGAGAAGLAAAILLADAGIQVEILEKADAPQTLGSGITLQGNALRVLRQLGVWDQVEAKGYGFSTLGLRAPDPTGTVIAVLEDIRTGGEDLPATMGMYRPDLTGILRERAEQAGARISYGRTVTGITDDGGSVTVSTADGGSATYDLLIGADGLHSAVRKAIGIEVEPQPTGMGIWRAFVERPEEVVRTDLTYGGPCFIAGYCPTGPDTIYAYLVEKAQERKHEDGPRIMAELAAAYGGPWKEIRANLDHSARINYTWFTTHLVDGPWNRGRTVIIGDAAHSCPPTVAQGAAVALEDAAVLAELLIQADDLTETLWKEFTDRRLDRAKAVVTASVQLGQWMLDGVRDANVPGLMNSLSTMLKEPA; this is encoded by the coding sequence ATGGCAGCAGTACAGAACGTCGGAATCGTTGGGGCGGGAGCCGCTGGGCTGGCCGCAGCCATCCTCCTGGCCGACGCCGGAATCCAGGTGGAAATCCTCGAAAAGGCGGACGCCCCGCAGACCCTCGGGTCCGGCATCACCCTGCAGGGCAACGCCCTGCGGGTGCTCCGCCAGCTCGGCGTCTGGGACCAGGTGGAGGCGAAGGGCTACGGGTTCAGCACCCTGGGACTGCGTGCCCCGGACCCCACCGGCACCGTCATCGCGGTCCTCGAGGACATCCGTACCGGCGGCGAGGATCTTCCCGCCACCATGGGCATGTACCGCCCGGACCTCACCGGCATCCTCCGCGAACGCGCCGAGCAGGCCGGTGCGCGGATCAGCTACGGCAGGACCGTCACCGGAATAACGGACGACGGCGGGTCCGTCACCGTGAGCACCGCCGACGGCGGCAGTGCAACGTACGACCTCCTGATTGGCGCCGACGGCCTGCACTCAGCCGTGCGCAAGGCCATCGGCATCGAGGTGGAACCCCAGCCCACCGGCATGGGAATCTGGCGTGCCTTTGTGGAGCGGCCCGAAGAGGTGGTGCGCACCGACCTGACCTACGGCGGCCCCTGCTTCATCGCCGGCTACTGCCCCACCGGCCCGGACACCATCTACGCCTACCTCGTGGAGAAGGCCCAGGAGCGCAAGCACGAGGACGGGCCCCGCATTATGGCCGAACTTGCCGCAGCCTACGGCGGCCCGTGGAAGGAAATCCGCGCCAACCTGGACCACAGCGCGCGCATCAACTACACATGGTTCACCACCCACCTGGTGGACGGCCCGTGGAACCGCGGCCGCACGGTGATCATCGGCGACGCCGCCCACAGCTGCCCGCCCACGGTGGCGCAGGGTGCAGCCGTGGCACTGGAAGATGCGGCTGTGCTGGCTGAGCTGCTGATCCAGGCCGACGACCTCACCGAGACCCTGTGGAAGGAATTCACCGACCGCCGGCTGGACCGGGCCAAGGCAGTGGTCACCGCTTCCGTCCAGCTGGGCCAGTGGATGCTCGACGGCGTCCGCGACGCCAACGTGCCCGGCCTGATGAACTCGCTGTCCACCATGCTGAAGGAACCCGCATGA